A single window of Nasonia vitripennis strain AsymCx chromosome 4, Nvit_psr_1.1, whole genome shotgun sequence DNA harbors:
- the LOC100117450 gene encoding phosphoglucomutase-2, with translation MAPNFVNTGDSTLDVKIREYLTWNNDEKAEKEIQALMQQGDVKTLSNLFLKRLEFGTAGLRGRMGPGYNQMNDLVIIQTGQGLAKYLMKTIPDVKEKGIILGYDGRYNSKRFAELTAAIFLNHDIKVYMYSKLCPTPFIPYGVLKYKCAAGVMVTASHNPKEDNGYKVYWDNGSQIISPHDKGIQNSILENLEPLQSSWDTSNVYNHSLFKDPLDEVMNTYFNDIKNNVLYPEINKNTPLKFVYTPVHGVGHNYMIEAFKVANFKPFIVVEEQKDPDPEFSTVKFPNPEEPSALELSIKTANKNGSTIILANDPDADRLACAVKKPNGEWHIFSGNELGGLLGWWMLHTLRVRKPDANIADTYMLASTVSSKILASMAKKEGFKFEETLTGFKWMGNRASELIKSGKTVLFAYEEAIGFMCGSHVLDKDGVSAATCVAEMAAYLQTIGLTLIDKINEIYCEYGHHISDNSYWICHEKEVINSIFNRLRNFGGKENAYPTCILGGRYTITSVRDLTTGYDNTKPGNKAVLPVSKSSQMITFTFKNGLVCTLRTSGTEPKVKYYNELCASPDQKDLKQLQGILSEMVAAIVEEFLQPNENKLIPRSS, from the exons ATGGCTCCTAATTTTGTGAATACTGGAGATTCAACTCTAGATGTTAAGATTAGAGAATACTTAACTTGGAATAAT GATGAAAAGgcagaaaaagaaattcaaGCCTTAATGCAACAAGGAGATGTCAAAACACTCTCAAATTTATTTCTCAAAAGACTGGAATTTGGAACCGCAGGCCTAAGAGGCAGGATGGGACCAGGATATAATCAAATGAATGATTTAGTGATTATCCAAACTGGTCAAGGATTAGCAAAGTATTTAATGAAAACTATACCTGATGTCAAAGAAAAAGGTATTATTCTAGGATATGATGGTCGATATAATAGCAAGAG atttgcTGAGTTGACTGCAGCAATCTTCTTGAACCATGACATTAAAGTCTATATGTACTCTAAACTTTGTCCTACACCATTCATCCCATATGGAGTGCTCAAATACAAGTGTGCTGCTGGTGTAATGGTAACAGCATCTCACAATCCCAAAGAAGATAATGGCTACAAAGTATATTGGGATAATGGATCTCAAATTATTTCACCTCATGATAAAGGAATTCAAAACAGCATCTTGGAAAATCTTGAACCCCTACAATCATCGTGGGATACATCTAATGTTTATAATCATTCTCTATTCAAAGATCCATTAGATGAAGTCATGAATACATACTTTAACGATATCAAGAATAACGTTCTATATCCTGAaatcaacaaaaatactcCGTTGAAATTCGTATATACACCTGTACACGGCGTTGGTCACAACTATATGATTGAGGCATTCAAAGTTGCCAATTTCAAA CCTTTCATCGTCGTTGAAGAACAAAAGGATCCTGATCCTGAATTCTCAACAGTGAAATTCCCCAATCCTGAAGAGCCGAGTGCACTCGAATTGAGTATTAAAACGGCGAACAAGAATGGTTCTACGATTATTCTCGCCAATGATCCAGACGCTGATAGACTTGCGTGTGCAGTGAAAAAACCAAA CGGAGAATGGCACATATTTTCTGGAAACGAATTGGGCGGCTTATTGGGTTGGTGGATGTTACATACATTGAGGGTGAGAAAGCCTGATGCAAATATAGCAGATACTTACATGCTTGCCTCGACTGTGTCAAGTAAAATACTAGCGTCAATGGCGAAGAAAGAAGGTTTTAAGTTTGAG GAAACTTTGACTGGCTTCAAATGGATGGGCAACAGAGCATCCGAGCTAATAAAATCTGGAAAGACGGTTCTATTCGCTTACGAAGAAGCTATAGGATTTATGTGTGGCTCACACGTATTAGATAAGGATGGTGTAAGCGCGGCCACTTGCGTCGCAGAAATGGCAGCATATCTTCAAACCATCGGTCTCACGCTTATTGACAAAATTAACGAGATATACTGCGA ATACGGACATCACATAAGCGATAACTCCTACTGGATTTGTCACGAAAAGGAAGTCATCAACTCGATCTTTAATCGCCTCAGAAATTTCGGAGGAAAAGAAAATGCC TATCCAACCTGTATTCTCGGAGGAAGATATACTATTACAAGTGTCAGAGATCTAACTACAGGTTACGATAATACTAAGCCTGGAAATAAAGCGGTTTTACCAGTATCTAAATCAAGCCAGATGATAAcgtttacttttaaaaatggATTAGTATGTACTCTTAGAACTAGTGGAACTGAACCAAAAGTTAAATATTACAACGAACTCTGCGCTTCGCCAGATCAAAA AGATTTGAAGCAACTTCAAGGTATTTTAAGCGAAATGGTAGCTGCTATTGTTGAAGAGTTTTTGCAACCCAACGAGAATAAATTGATTCCTCGTAGTTCGTAA
- the LOC100117497 gene encoding START domain-containing protein 10, whose amino-acid sequence MDVGLVKIAEDKDFEKLKKLYDDNNDWRLDYNKPDLSVWTKTVPGISFRMVKIRTRFPDVLPETLYDVLHDPEYRKVWDTHMIDSKDIGFFNPNNDIGYYSMACPSPLKNRDFVLQRSWLDTGVEQLIINHSVYHKDYPPKKSFVRATSYLTGYVVRPSRNGEGSELGYVSHTDPHGKLPVWLVNKVTQIFAPKMVKKLHKASVGYPSWKLLNNPNYKPWHFPEQILSPRIRLEDCVKSAEEKNLKNNYVDESNLKEARSKDIEIMDSD is encoded by the exons ATGGATGTTGGCCTGGTAAAAATTGCCGAAGATAAGGATTTTGAGAAGTTGAAGAAACTGTATGATGACAACAATGACTGGAGATTGGACTACAATAAACCAGACCTATCAGTTTGGACCAAAACCGTCCCAGGAATCAGTTTCAGAATGGTCAAG ATTAGGACGAGATTTCCAGATGTGTTGCCTGAAACACTATATGACGTTTTGCATGATCCTGAGTACAGAAAAGTGTGGGATACCCACATGATTGATTCAAAGGATATAGGCTTTTTTAATCCCAATAATGATATCGGCTATTATTCAA TGGCCTGTCCTTCACCTTTGAAAAATCGAGATTTTGTATTACAAAGATCATGGCTTGATACTGGTGTAGAACAATTGATTATAAACCATTCGGTGTATCATAAGGACTACCCTCCAAAGAAGAGCTTTGTAAGAGCTACTTCTTATCTCACAG GATATGTTGTGCGGCCATCAAGAAATGGAGAAGGTTCAGAGCTTGGCTATGTATCACACACAGATCCACATGGAAAGTTGCCGGTTTGGCTAGTGAATAAGGTCACACAAATATTTGCTCCAAAG ATGGTAAAAAAGTTACACAAAGCTTCAGTTGGTTATCCTAGCTGGAAATTACTCAATAATCCAAATTATAAACCATGGCACTTTCCAGAGCAAATATTGTCACCGAGAATTCGATTAGAAGAT tGCGTGAAATCAGCGGAGGAAAAGAATCTTAAAAACAATTATGTTGACGAGTCTAATTTAAAGGAGGCGCGAAGTAAAGATATTGAAATCATGGACAGCGATTAA